TAGtatcatttgttttttaatgatGCTTGGTCAATATGCTTATGAAGACAATCTGTAATTTggcattttttcttcttcctctttggaAGGTGATGAAGAATGTCCACTGGGTGTGTGGCCTTTGAATGGGTCTCTCTGGGAATCAGCAGTGATATAATTAACAATCATTGAGAAGAAGTTCCTAAGGGCCCTTTTGCAGATGTGCTCTAGTATGACTTCTATAAATTGAACAGAGCAggatatttatttacttataagaTACTTTCTTGCTTCAATTTTCCATAATCGTCATAACTTGGGGTCCTCTTCATCTTTAGAGTGTTCTTGGGACAGCTGAATGGTTTTGCAGTTTGGACCATCTGTGTGGGTAGAGAGCTTAAAACAGTATTGTTAACTCAACTGTGAGGATGTAGTgagacttatcaaaaaaaaaactgtgagGATGTAGTGAGGGTGGCACTATTTCAGTAATTCCTGCAATATTGTGTTATCTGGATAAGTCTAATTTTTGGTATTTGaaataaatctctctctctctctctctctctctctctccatgttGGTAAAACCATAAAAGAACCAGGTGCACTTAAGCAGTGTAAGTGTGCGCTTGATTGAAGGGAAGCGCACATttttgattatttaaaaatttgataataattattaatgtacaatacaacaatcaagtgatcaaatattcatatatatttaaataaaacattttatttaattcgTATAGCATTTATATAAGCCCCTCCTTTTGCAATATTACCACAAAAATTGCAAGTCAAGTCATTTTTAGTATTTGGAAAAGCTAGATATGAGTAATTATGTCAAGATCCTTCCTTGAATCTCTGGTTGCCATAATGCGCTATGACTGCTTACTATcattagttaataatttaatcacttaataaGTATAAGTCTATAAAAATTAGTCAATATAAGTCATAAGATCAATGGTGGACTATGGAGTGATTGTGGTCCTGAATGGGTCTTATAGAATTTGTAAAGTTGGAGAGGTTGGGAGGTGTATCTGTGAATGGTAGCACACCATAACATTGAATTTATATACCAAATCAATAGTTTATATCAATAGTGTTTAGACTTAAGATCTTATGGTTATAAttcagttttggttttttttttttttttgaaaaaaaagcgTGCTTCTTTGAATGCGTCCTCACTTTAGAGGCGAAAAGTGCTGGAGCTTTGGCATTTTGTGCTTAAGTGCGTTTTTATCAACgctgaatctctctctctcttggatgTGCGTATCTTGTTGGTAATTTGCTGTGTCCTTTCAGAACTATATATCCTGAAAAAATCTATATCAAGGGATTCAGGCACCTTTGCATGTGAATGTAATTTAGGACCTTTAACTCTATTATATAAGCAGGacaacttttttaattgaattgatGATGGTTAGAAACCAATGGCCATATTATATAAGCGGGTGAATGGTTTGCTGCTGTTTTGCAATGGACATAGACTTTTTATGTTTAGCTTCCTGATTGAAACACATGAATATTTAGATTTAAAAGATCCTGAAGGGAAGAGATCCTGAAAAGTACACAGCTTTTATACGGAGGCTTTTAGGCAACTTTGCATGTGAACGTATTTTGGGACCTCCGACTCTATTTTAAACACAACTATTGTAATTGAGGTGATGCTGGTAAAATCCAATGGCCATATCATATTAGAGGGTGAATGGTTTGGTGTTGCACCaatattttagatttaaaaGAATCGGAAGAAATGAGAAAGCAAACAGGTAACAGAGCCTTCTAGTTGTCCAAGCATTAATGTGATAATCCCTTAGTCTCTATCTAAGCAACAATATCAAGTGATCAtgaattatttcaaaatttagaatattcTATATATGTGGTCTTGAACATTCAACTATTCATATTGTTCAATTTTCTTGTGACGTGAGTTttgcacttaaaaaaaattattaaatgatGAAACAACTAATTGGAGGATATTCTTCTACTGCAGTTGGAAGATCGTCCAGTTGAATATCTGGTGGATTCTGCAGAACATTCTAATCAACTCATCAATGAAGTTCAGAACATCACAGGGGAAACCACTCTAAGTACTGGTACTGGAAGGTTCTCATGCTCAAATACTGAAATTGGTGCCTCATCTGAAAGCAATATTTTGGCTAGTGAGGATACTTCAGTTGAACATGGTTCAGTATACATTGAAACTAATAATCGAGGGAAGTGCTTTTCTGAAAGTAAGGAGCTAGTTCCTCCTCGTCAGGTAAGTGCTGGTCATAGTCATGATGAGTCTTATAGGGATAGTAGTACTACAGCTAGTACTTCGTTAAAAGAACAACAATCTTCAGACCCAGTCTCTGTTAATGTTTCCACTAACAAGGATGCAGTCAATGGTATTGATGATTCAGTGGACAGGAGAGTACCTCAGACATGTCCCAAAGTTCATCCTAGCAGCTCATCTTCTCAAGAGATAGGAGATTCAAGTTCCCGTAGAGTGTCTGTTGAGAATCACATTGGTGAAGTAACTGCATCTGATTCTGATTCTGTTCCTCATGAGTCCAATTTACCAGTAACGTTTCGATCATTGGGAGATGGATCTCTTCCAGAGGCAATACCTTCAGGTTTAGGATTCCTTGTTTCCAATAGGGACCGGAGCTGGGCAGATGGAAGTGTACTTCAGGTTGATGTGGTGACTATCTCTTCCAACATTATTTCAAGTAGCAATGCCGATGAAGGTAATCGGGAGGTCAGAAGGAACAGTAGAAGACTGTTTTGGGATGCTTTTTCAAGACGCAGTTCTAGAAGGAACAGTGATTCTCCGGCCATTCTTTTGTCAACGGATGATACTGATGATTTAGGATCTCATGATAGATGGCTCCTTGATTTGAGTGGTGACTTTTTTGATGATGGTGTTGGAAGTGATCGTGGATATCTGGGCAGTAGAATTCACAGATTGAATGAACAACGACGGCATTCAAGATCCGAGGTGATTCTTGGAACTCGTTATTATATTCTCTCTATGGCTTCATTCTATTGGAATTGTTTTAGCTCATGGTCAGTGTGGTGTAGTTTTTGGAAACTATTCATTTCCGTTATATTCTCATAAGTACACTTTTTACCTACACCTGATAATGTTTGTTGAAgtttctcattattattatacatTGTCAATGTAGTTATTGTAATGGGCATATGTAGCTAGCTATATTTTGTGTACTGTCTAATCTTACTTCATGCTCCTTGGCAATTTTTATCAACTGCTCCTGCATAGCTCTTTGTAAATCAGGGAAAGACTGTATGTAGTCGTTGTAATGGGGCAGCTAAAGTGATATATGgtacttttaaattttactttttgctCATGAACTGCTTCTGCATAACTCTTTGCAGATCTGGGAAAGACTTCGTGGAAGCCTTGATGACAATGGCAGGCTAaataccacttgtccatcaggTCTTCACCAAGATGGTAGATGCTCATGTGAGTCACTCTCGATGAATGAAGAATCTAGTACTCGTGCAAGTATATCACGCATAGTCATGCTTGCTGAAG
This genomic stretch from Castanea sativa cultivar Marrone di Chiusa Pesio chromosome 1, ASM4071231v1 harbors:
- the LOC142620742 gene encoding uncharacterized protein LOC142620742, yielding MGSSNSRLDSRPSRPPRVNGTNRSNLFSLICGGSSSRATHQLEDRPVEYLVDSAEHSNQLINEVQNITGETTLSTGTGRFSCSNTEIGASSESNILASEDTSVEHGSVYIETNNRGKCFSESKELVPPRQVSAGHSHDESYRDSSTTASTSLKEQQSSDPVSVNVSTNKDAVNGIDDSVDRRVPQTCPKVHPSSSSSQEIGDSSSRRVSVENHIGEVTASDSDSVPHESNLPVTFRSLGDGSLPEAIPSGLGFLVSNRDRSWADGSVLQVDVVTISSNIISSSNADEGNREVRRNSRRLFWDAFSRRSSRRNSDSPAILLSTDDTDDLGSHDRWLLDLSGDFFDDGVGSDRGYLGSRIHRLNEQRRHSRSEIWERLRGSLDDNGRLNTTCPSGLHQDGRCSCESLSMNEESSTRASISRIVMLAEALFEVLDEIHRQPVSLSLSMVSLPAPESVVDSFPLKSHKKVETAEGSEAEQCYICLAEYEEGDKIRVLPCHHEYHMSCVDKWLKEIHGVCPLCRGDVREGLTESSVSNSEIPSL